GGCGCCGCGTCGAAGCTGACGCTCACGCCCGCTGCCGATGCAGAGCGGACTACCATCGTCATCGAGTGGCAAATGAGCAAAGACGCGTCCTGAGGCGCCGTCGCATCGGGTAGGGACGCCAGGAGATCTGGGCCATCTGCCCAACGGGCGGGTATCATGACCTTGTGAGGCGCGTAGGGTGAGACGGGGACGGCGCGGTTTGGCACGCGAACTGCACCCGTTTGGGAGGATGCGCTGGATTGCATGGTTGGGCGCCGCGGGATTCCTCCTCTGCGGATGTGGTCAGTCCACGAGTGGCGACTCCGTTTCCGGAGGTGGGTCGAGCGGTGGAGGGACCACCGCAGGGAGTTCCGGGGCGGGCAACGACGGCTGGGGCACGGGCAACGTGGGGAACTTCGGCGGCAGTGGCGTGGCGGGGGGCGGAGCGGGGGTGGGCAATGTGGGCAATCATGATGGCGGCGGCGCCGCGGGCGCCCCGCCTTGCCGCGTGTCGGACTTGGACTGCCAGAGCCTCGACGATTCGGCGCTCGCGCGTGAGTGCATTGGTGGTGCGTGCAGACAAGTGCCACCTGTTGGTTACTGTTGGGCGGACTCGGACTGCTCCGCAGGTAACAAGTGCAAGGGTGGCTTCGTGGGCTCCTGCGGCAGCAGCGAGTTGGACGTGCTTGGCAAGTGCACCAGCGGTGGTAACGGCTGCTGCAAGTCGGACTCGGACTGCACTCAGAGCGCGGACACCCCAAGAATGTGCAGGCTCGGCCTCTGCGTAGCGGTGCCGTCGCCAGGGCAGTGTTGGTCGAATGCAGACTGTGGTGGCGGTGCGTGCGAGGACGACTGCACCTGCATTTGCGGTGGTGATTGCTTCTGCGGACCAATTCACCCGGGCTGGTGCCCCGGGGCGTTGCCCGCTTGCTGCACCACGAACGAAGACTGCGGTCCCTACGCCTTTTGCATCAACACAGTGTGCAAGAAGATCGACTGGCCCAAGGGGTGCTGGGAGGACGTCCACTGCGCGCCTGGGAAGAAGTGCATCGGCGCGAACGTGTGCCCGTGCGGCGCGACCTGCCCGGTCCCGGACGCTCCAGGCAAGTGCGGCTAGCACCGCCACTCTGCCGGGTTAGTCGTGCGCTAGCCAGACGCGGGAAGTGAAAGGGTCGAAGACCCACAGCTTGCCGTCGATGAAGAACGACGCGCCCAGCTGCGCGGCAGGGACGGTCCAAGTGCCGATGCCGCCGCATACTTGTGCGGCTGGCGGCGTGTGCTTCACGAACAACGTTGCAGTCGGATAGCTGCGGGCTGCACTGCCACCGCCGTCGATGAACTGCACGGCGTGTCCAGCCGTCAAGCCATAGGCCTCGACCAACTCTGCGACGCCGGCGCAGGTGGTCAGGGCGATGTCCTTGTCTGCGGCGCGTTCGAGAGCGCCGGGAGCGAGCTGCGAAATCGCCGCGAACAAGGCTTCGTTCACGTTGATGGAGTAGGGCACCAAGCTGTCGTCGAAGCCGGTGTCGAGCTGCACCACCGTGTCCACGCCCGCGATGCGCAGCGGCACGGTGGGAACATTGGGCACGGCGAGGCCCGCGGGGGCGCCCGCGCGAACTTCCGACAAGGCGGCGAGCTTGGTGGGATCGCTGGCGAAGAAGCCCGCGCTCGACAGCGCAGTCAGTCCCGTCGCGGCCAGCTCCGCGTCCGTGCACAGCGCGCCGGACAGCGCGCGGTAGATCTCGTGATGGCTGTAGTCGAGGCTGACGGCCACCGTGGCAAGGAAGTCCGTGCCGAGGATGCCGGCTTGGCGCACGCTGCCCACGACGAAGGAGTGATCCGCCGTGACGAGCTGCACGCTGCCCCAAGGTCCGAAGAAGTCGAAGGCCGCGAAGGAGCAGCTCTGGCCGAGGAAGCTCGGATCGCATCCGGTGGCGGTCGGCCCTGGTGCCGTGAAGGCGAGCAGATCGATCGTCGAGCGCGTGGTGGCGAGATCGACGAGGAACTCGCCCTCGTAGGTCGGGATGCCGACGGCAGCGCGTGCGTAGGGCAATCGACTCGAAATCGTGAGGTCGGCGCTCGATCCGAAGCAGGGTGGCGCGGCCCAGTTCGGATCGTCGAAGGGCGAATCGACCTTGGAACCTCCACTGCCGCCCGTGCCCCCGCTGCTCTGGGCGCCGCTGCCTCCCGCGCCGCTCGTGCCCGAAGTGCCTGCGCTGCCGCCGCTACTCTGGGCGCCACTGCCCCCCGCGCCGCCGCCATCGCTTCCAGCGCTGCTTCCCGATCCCGAGCACGCGATCGCCAGCGCTGCGGTCAGCGCGGTGACGAGGCTGAAGGTCGGGCCGCGAAGAAACACGCGCCAGCGCTACCACGCTTGTCCGCGGCGACCAAATCGACCCGCCCACCCCTCTCTCGCGCAGTCGGCCTCTTTCAGCGCCACGGCGGAGCGCCTGCCCGGTCGTCGATGGCGGGTCTGCGCTGTGCCATGGCACAACCCCGATCTCGCTGCCCGCCTGCCGTCGACTTGGACGACGATTCGACGCCGATCCGCAGCAAAAGACGCGATGGCACGGCGAATGCACATGCGCGAAGCATGCGCTGGATGGCATTGCTGGGCGCGGCGGGGCTCGCGCTCGCCGGATGTGGTGGATCGACGAGCAACGACTCGGGCACGGGTGGCGGATCGGGCAGCGGAGCCAGCGCAGGAAGTGGCACCGGTGGCAGCGCTGCGACGGGCAACGTCGGCGGTGGCGGCACGGGAAACTACGGTGGTGGAGGTACGGGCAACGTCGGTAACTACGGCGGCGGCGGTACCGGCAACATCGGGGGTGGGGGAACGGGGGGATCGCCGTACTGCTGCAAGACCGATCTGGATTGCCCGATCGGCAACGCGCCTGGGTACGAGAGCGAATGCATCGAGGGAGTCTGCAAACCCGTGCCGCCTCAAGACACCTGCTGGGCCGATCGGGACTGTGGGGGAGCTCATGGTAGCTGCGTGGGCGCCAGCGTGTGTCCCTGCGACATGGACTGCTACGCCGAGGACACCCTTGGCAAGTGCATCAAGTTCCCGGGCTGCTGCGCCACGGACCAGGATTGCCCCAAAGATCCGAAGCAGCCACTCACCTGCGTGGCCGGCAATTGTGAACCAGTTCCACCTTCCGGCCAGTGCTGGTCGGATCTCGACTGCAACGGCGGCACTTGCGGCGGAGCTTGCATCTGTCCCTGCGGGGTGATTTGCGCGTGCGGCGGCCAGATGGGTTGGTGCACGAGCACCGTGCCCGCTTGCTGCACGGGCCACGCCGCCTGCGGCTCCGGCGCGGTTTGCGCCAACAACGTCTGCAAGAAGAGCGAGCCGCCGTACTGCTGGCACGATGTCGAATGCCCGGCAGGGCAGAAATGCCTTGGCGCCAGCGTGTGTCCCTGCGGCGCGGCCTGCGCCGTCGCTGACAGCCCGGGCAAGTGCGGTTGACGAGCTAGCGCGCTGCGTCCGCGGTCTCAGCAGAGGTCGGAGCGAATGGCGGACACGCCGCGCTAGCGGCGTCGACGCTCGCCAGCGCGGTGAACCACGAAGACCGCCGCGCCCGCGAGCGCGCCGAACAGGTGGGCTGCGGGCAAGAGGCGCACGTCCACGCCCAGATCGGGAGCCAAGATCGCCATGCCCGTGCGCAGTTCGTACAGCGTCTTGAGCACGTGCCCCGCAGCGAAGAGGCCTACCGCGAAGCGAGCGCCGGGGATCTCGCGCACCCTTGGCGACATCCACAGCACCAGCAACAACACCGTTGCCAAGGCCACATCGATGGCCGAGAGCCCGGCGTAGTACTGCGCCTCGGGACACAGCGACAGCACGCCGAGACCGACCACGAAGCAGGCGACGAAAGTGGTAGTCGCGAACAAGCGGCGGCTGACTGCCTCGATCACCAGGCCCCAGCCGAAGAAGGCGACGATGTCGCCGATGGCGTGCGCTGATCCGTAGTGCACGAAGTGCGCGCTGAGCACGCGCCACCACTCTCCGGCCCAGACGGCGTCGCGATCGAACTGCAGGCGAGGGGAGGCGCCCGCCAGGCAGGCCAGCGTGGTCAGCAGCGCAGTGAGCCACGGACCACGACGCAGAAGCGTCGTGGTCCAATCACTGCCCTCGGCCTGAGAAGTGATCACGAAGCCTCTTTTCGCTGGCGCGACGCCGCTCCCACCAACCCAAGGCCAATCAGCAGCATGGCGAGCATGCCCAGGTGCACGCCGTC
This genomic stretch from Polyangiaceae bacterium harbors:
- the rrtA gene encoding rhombosortase; its protein translation is MITSQAEGSDWTTTLLRRGPWLTALLTTLACLAGASPRLQFDRDAVWAGEWWRVLSAHFVHYGSAHAIGDIVAFFGWGLVIEAVSRRLFATTTFVACFVVGLGVLSLCPEAQYYAGLSAIDVALATVLLLVLWMSPRVREIPGARFAVGLFAAGHVLKTLYELRTGMAILAPDLGVDVRLLPAAHLFGALAGAAVFVVHRAGERRRR